A genomic segment from Glycine soja cultivar W05 chromosome 18, ASM419377v2, whole genome shotgun sequence encodes:
- the LOC114395198 gene encoding cucumber peeling cupredoxin-like, whose amino-acid sequence MAPPIAAYITAFSLLITVVSAAETGYHNHTVGGAAGWSFNSTTNTTATNYSSWASTQTFDLGDYLIFNTNSNQTVVQTYNKTTYLNCTADDSDNGTFVYNGGSRGFGEALTVAVPLTIVGPNYFFSDAGDGVQCQHGLAFEIAVLRGLGLPPSLNQPPPPPYQEPPGPDAAQSPPITVAQSPSGGAFATRADVRVVVYGFVTALVLQFQ is encoded by the exons ATGGCGCCACCCATCGCGGCGTACATCACGGCCTTCTCCCTCCTCATCACCGTCGTCTCCGCCGCCGAAACCGGTTACCATAACCACACTGTCGGTGGCGCCGCCGGATGGTCCTTCAACTCCACCACCAACACAACCGCCACCAACTACTCTTCTTGGGCTTCTACTCAAACCTTCGACCTTGGCGATTATCTCA ttttcaatacGAACTCGAACCAAACGGTGGTTCAGACTTACAACAAGACGACCTATCTGAACTGCACCGCCGATGATTCCGACAACGGAACCTTCGTGTACAACGGCGGAAGCCGTGGTTTCGGCGAAGCGTTGACCGTTGCTGTGCCGTTGACCATAGTTGGACCGAATTACTTCTTCTCCGACGCCGGCGACGGCGTGCAGTGCCAGCACGGCTTGGCGTTCGAGATCGCCGTCCTGCGCGGTCTCGGCTTGCCGCCGAGTCTCAACCAGCCGCCTCCGCCGCCGTACCAGGAGCCGCCGGGTCCCGATGCCGCTCAGTCTCCGCCGATCACGGTGGCACAGTCTCCCAGCGGCGGCGCGTTCGCGACCCGTGCCGACGTGCGCGTGGTTGTTTACGGCTTCGTTACGGCGTTGGTGCTGCAGTTTCAGTGA
- the LOC114394447 gene encoding polygalacturonate 4-alpha-galacturonosyltransferase-like, whose protein sequence is MAPNNNRTKGSHFPLLAFLFLCLLAPLLFFFFASPLHDQGDDSAVSSEKVARSKEWQALQDLKLLFSKEVLDVIVSNTNDVGPLSLENFRKNNLSASWRVAGLRTSNAMNQLNQPADNVREEKQNGKEGRFSVDRAQWTGSPAQLSRRQLIEKRKEKRAAELVKQDDEVIVKLEDSAIEHSKSVDSAVLGKYNIWRKENENENADSTVRLIRDQIIMAKVYLSIAKMKNKLQLYQELEFQLKESQRALGEATSDADMHHSDHEKMKTMGQVLSKAKEQLYDCELVTGKLRAMLQTADEQVRGLKKQSTFLSQLAAKTIPDGIHCLSMRLTIDYYLLPLEKRKFPRSENLENPSLYHYALFSDNVLAASVVVNSTIVNAKDPSKHVFHLVTDKLNFGAMNMWFLLNPPGKATINVENVDEFKWLNSSYCPVLRQLESATMKEYYFKAGHPTTTGASNLKYRNPKYLSMLNHLRFYLPQVYPKLDKILFLDDDIVVQKDLTGLWAVNLNGKVNGAVLTCGESFHRFDKYLNFSNPHIAKNFDPNACGWAYGMNMFDLKVWKKKDITGIYHKWQNLNEDRVLWKLGTLPPGLMTFYGLTHPLNKSWHVLGLGYNPSVDRSEIDTAAVIHYNGNMKPWLEIAMTKYRSYWTKYVKFNHPYLQNCKLRE, encoded by the exons ATGgcacccaacaacaacagaacaAAGGGATCCCATTTTCCGCTTCTGGCCTTCCTCTTCCTCTGCCTCCTCGCGCCCctcctcttctttttcttcgcATCGCCCCTTCACG ATCAAGGTGATGACTCAGCTGTTTCGAGCGAAAAG GTTGCCAGATCGAAAGAATGGCAGGCATTGCAGGATCTTAAATTGCTTTTTTCAAAAGAG GTTCTTGATGTTATTGTGTCCAACACAAATGATGTGGGGCCTTTGAGCCTtgagaattttagaaaaaataatctgTCTGCTTCATGGAGAGTTGCTGGATTAAGGACTTCAAATGCTATGAATCAG ctCAACCAACCAGCAGACAATGTTAGAGAAGAGAAGCAAAATGGGAAGGAAGGAAGATTTTCAG TTGATCGTGCTCAGTGGACTGGCAGTCCTGCTCAGCTATCAAGAAGG CAATTAATagagaaaaggaaggaaaaacgTGCTGCTGAGTTGGTAAAACAGGATGATGAAGTAATTGTAAAACTTGAAGATTCAGCTATTGAACACTCAAAATCTGTTGATTCAGCAGTTCTAGGTAAATACAACATTTGgaggaaagaaaatgagaatgaaaatgCTGATTCTACAGTACGGTTGATTCGAGACCAAATCATTATGGCTAAGGTTTACTTGAGTATTgcaaagatgaagaacaagctTCAACTGTACCAAGAACTGGAATTTCAGCTTAAAGAAAGTCAACGTGCTTTAGGTGAGGCAACTTCTGATGCTGACATGCATCACAG TGAtcatgaaaaaatgaaaactatgGGCCAAGTTCTTTCTAAGGCAAAAGAGCAACTGTATGACTGCGAGTTGGTTACTGGGAAATTGAGGGCAATGCTACAAACAGCTGATGAGCAGGTTAGAGGATTGAAGAAACAAAGCACATTCCTTAGTCAGTTGGCTGCCAAAACCATACCAGATGGAATTCACTGCCTATCTATGCGCCTTACCATAGATTACTACCTACTTCCCcttgaaaagagaaaattccctaGAAGTGAGAATTTGGAGAATCCTAGTCTCTATCATTATGCCCTGTTCTCGGACAATGTCTTGGCTGCATCTGTTGTTGTCAACTCAACCATTGTGAATGCAAAG GATCCTTCGAAGCATGTGTTTCACCTTGTTACTGATAAACTAAATTTTGGAGCCATGAACATGTGGTTTTTGTTGAATCCTCCTGGAAAAGCTACAATCAATGTTGAAAATGTTGATGAATTTAAGTGGTTGAACTCATCCTACTGCCCAGTCTTGAGGCAGCTTGAATCTGCAACAATGAAAGAGTATTATTTCAAGGCAGGCCATCCAACTACTACTGGTGCTTCAAATCTCAAGTACAGAAATCCCAAATATCTGTCAATGCTCAACCACTTGAGATTCTATCTTCCACAAGTTTATCCAAAGTTGGATAAGATTCTTTTTCTGGATGATGACATTGTTGTCCAGAAGGATTTGACTGGATTATGGGCTGTGAATCTTAATGGAAAAGTAAATGGTGCTGTTTTAACATGCGGAGAGAGTTTTCACCGATTTGACAAGTACCTTAACTTTTCAAATCCGCATATTGCGAAAAATTTTGATCCAAATGCTTGTGGTTGGGCATACGGGATGAACATGTTTGATTTGAAGGTGTGGAAAAAGAAGGACATCACTGGCATATATCACAAGTGGCAGAATTTG AACGAAGACAGGGTGCTGTGGAAGCTGGGGACATTGCCTCCAGGGCTGATGACATTCTATGGATTAACACATCCGCTAAATAAATCATGGCACGTACTCGGTCTGGGCTACAATCCAAGTGTAGATCGTTCGGAGATCGATACTGCGGCAGTCATACACTACAATGGTAATATGAAGCCGTGGTTAGAGATAGCCATGACAAAGTATCGGTCTTACTGGACCAAATAtgtcaaatttaatcatccctATCTTCAGAATTGTAAGCTACGTGAATGA
- the LOC114395033 gene encoding synaptotagmin-5-like, with translation MGLFSGIFLGMVLGIALMAAWQRMMTYRSAKRIAKAVDIKLLGSLNRDDLKKICGDNFPEWISFPVYEQVKWLNKQLSKLWPFVADAATLVIRESVEPILEEYRPAGISSLKFSKLSLGNVAPKIEGIRVQSLNKGQIIMDIDFRWGGDPNIVLAVEALVASIPIQLKDLQVFTIIRVIFQLADEIPCISAVVVALLAEPKPRIDYTLKAVGGSLTALPGISDMIDDMVNTIVTDTLQWPHRIVVPLGGIPVDTSELELKPQGTLRATVIKANDLKNMEMIGKSDPYAVLYIRPLFKVKTKVIDNNLNPVWNEVFDLIAEDKETQSLIVEVFDKDIGQDKRLGIVKLPLNDLEPETEKEFELRLLSSLDTLKVKDKKDRGTITIKIFYHQFNKEEQLVALEAEKNILEERKKLKEEGVIGTTMDALDGAASAVGSGVGMVGTGVATGAGLVGTGIGAGAGLVGTGIGAGAGLVGSGIGVGAGLVGSGIGAGVGFVGSGLGAVGSGLSRAGKFMGRTITGQGSSRRSGSNTPVNVEETGGGAKPLQ, from the exons ATGGGGTTGTTTTCTGGGATTTTTCTGGGGATGGTACTCGGCATTGCATTGATGGCTGCGTGGCAACGTATGATGACGTACCGTAGCGCCAAGAGGATTGCAAAG GCAGTTGACATTAAGCTCCTTGGGTCCCTTAACAGAGatgatttaaagaaaatttgtgGGGATAATTTTCCTGAATGGATATCTTTTCCTGTATATGAGCAG GTGAAATGGCTAAACAAGCAGCTGTCCAAACTTTGGCCATTTGTGGCAGAT GCAGCAACATTGGTGATTAGAGAATCTGTTGAACCGATATTGGAAGAGTACAGACCAGCTGGAATTTCTTCCTTGAAGTTCAGCAAGCTGTCCCTTGGAAATGTTGCTCCAAAAATTGAAG GTATTCGTGTTCAGAGTCTTAACAAAGGTCAAATCATAATGGACATTGATTTCCGTTGGGGTGGTGATCCCAATATTGTTTTGGCTGTTGAAGCACTTGTTGCGTCAATCCCTATTCAG TTGAAGGATCTCCAGGTTTTCACCATTATCCGTGTTATATTCCAACTTGCTGACGAGATTCCCTGCAtttctgctgttgttgttgcccTACTTGCCGAG CCAAAGCCTAGAATTGATTACACTTTGAAGGCTGTTGGTGGAAGTTTGACGGCACTTCCTGGAATTTCAGATATGATTGAT GATATGGTGAACACAATCGTTACCGATACGCTCCAATGGCCTCATAGGATTGTTGTTCCTCTTGGGGGCATACCTGTTGATACTAG TGAACTGGAGCTTAAACCCCAGGGAACACTTAGAGCAACTGTAATTAAAGCGAATGACCTAAAGAATATGGAAATGATTGGGAAGTCTGATCCTTATGCAGTGTTGTATATTCGACCACTGTTTAAGGTTAAAACAAAGGTTATTGATAACAACTTGAATCCTGTTTGGAATGAGGTATTTGACTTGATTGCGGAGGACAAGGAGACCCAGTCACTCATTGTCGAG GTTTTTGATAAAGACATTGGGCAAGATAAGCGATTGGGAATAGTAAAATTGCCACTTAATGACTTGGAACCAGAAACTGAAAAGGAGTTTGAATTGAGGCTGCTGTCATCACTTGATACACTGAAAGTGAAAGACAAGAAGGATCGAGGAACCATAACCATAAAG ATCTTTTATCACCAATTTAACAAGGAAGAACAGTTGGTTGCACTAGAAGCAGAGAAAAATATACTAGAAGAAAGGAAGAAACTTAAAGAAGAGGGAGTTATAGGAACTACAATGGATGCGCTAGATGGAGCAGCCTCGGCAGTTGGGTCCGGTGTTGGAATGGTTGGTACTGGTGTTGCTACTGGTGCTGGACTTGTGGGGACTGGAATTGGTGCGGGAGCTGGACTTGTGGGGACTGGAATTGGTGCGGGAGCTGGACTTGTTGGCAGTGGAATTGGTGTTGGAGCCGGTCTTGTTGGCAGTGGCATCGGTGCCGGAGTTGGTTTTGTCGGCAGTGGTCTTGGTGCTGTTGGTAGTGGACTGAGCAGAGCAGGAAAgttcatgggaaggacaatcACTGGGCAAGGTAGTTCTAGAAGGAGCGGCTCAAATACTCCTGTCAATGTGGAGGAGACTGGTGGTGGTGCAAAACCTCTGCAGTAA
- the LOC114397408 gene encoding probable phosphopantothenoylcysteine decarboxylase gives MDCSNPAITKAMSEGVRLHTVPRMPRILLAACGCIDALKFRLLCLEFSGWAKISVVFTKSSLRFIDTESLFPKGLNVYRSNSANELLQWADIMVIAPLSAHTLAKIVGGICDDLLTRIVQAWDRKKPFYVAPSMHPFMWKNPFTERHLKCIEEEHDITIITRKERGSMTVIEPQEDEDKGEECEIGAMVEPSEISYTVKIAHEIILTYYPC, from the exons ATGGATTGCTCAAATCCTGCCATTACAAAAGCAATGTCTGAGGGAGTTCGGCTTCATACTGTTCCGAGGATGCCTCGGATTCTACTTGCTGCTTGTGGATGTATTGATGCGCTCAAATTCAGACTACTTTGTCTAGAGTTTTCAGGATGGGCAAAAATTAGTgttgttttcacaaaatcatcgTTACGTTTTATTGATACAGAATCATTATTTCCTAAAGGTCTAAATGTTTATCGAAGTAATTCTGCCAATGAACTTCTTCAATGGGCTGATATCATGGTCATTGCTCCACTATCGGCACACACCCTTGCCAAG ATTGTGGGAGGGATTTGTGACGATCTACTGACAAGAATTGTACAAGCATGGGACCGCAAGAAGCCATTTTATGTTGCACCATCGATGCACCCTTTTATGTGGAAAAATCCTTTCACAGAAAGGCATCTCAAGTGCATAGAAGAAGAACATGACATTACAATCATCACACGCAAAGAAAGGGGCAGCATGACAGTCATCGAACCCCAAGAAGATGAAGATAAAGGGGAGGAATGTGAGATTGGTGCAATGGTTGAACCTTCTGAAATTTCTTACACTGTGAAGATCGCTCATGAAATCATTTTGACATATTATCCATGTTGA